One part of the Gossypium raimondii isolate GPD5lz chromosome 1, ASM2569854v1, whole genome shotgun sequence genome encodes these proteins:
- the LOC105786366 gene encoding histone deacetylase HDT3-like isoform X18 gives MEFWGAEVKSGQNFEVALEDDGSRILHLSQVALGEGTDDNKKEKGKETICLYLKFKNEKFVVGTLSQEKCPQIALDLVLHDKFELSHTGKNGSVYVTGYYVDTSQGNTESEEDLLEPTMNLVQSVPAASDPTTTEQVTIVSSDKDEESSEEQEPRLLVNGENDSDDADSDEDDSDDADCDYHPDIDDADGNEDDGEEDSSDEDKKTPEKVMIYTKQVTIVSSDEDEESSEEQEPRMLVNGENDSDDADSDEDDGEEDSSDEDQKTPEKEPRMLVNGENDSDDADSDEDDSDDADCDYHPDIDDADGNEDDGEEDSSDEDKKTPEKVMIYTKQVTIVSSDEDEESSEEQEPRMLVNGENDSDDADSDEDDGEEDSSDEDQKTPEKAGPSRKRPAMSSMKTPAAPKKKAKLVTPQKTGRFSLPSLPFSFWCR, from the exons ATGGAGTTTTGGG GTGCTGAAGTTAAAAGTGGACAGAACTTTGAGGTTGCACTAGAGGATGATGGCAGTAGGATCTTGCATCTTTCACAG GTTGCCCTTGGTGAGGGGACTGATgataacaagaaagaaaaaggaaaggaaaccATTTGTCTCtatctcaaattcaaaaatGAGAAGTTTGTGGTTGGAACACTTTCCCAAGAGAAATGCCCCCAGATAGCATTGGATTTGGTATTGCATGACAAATTTGAGCTGTCCCATACAGGGAAGAATGGCAGTGTATATGTCACTGGCTATTATGTTGATACATCTCAAGGTA ATACTGAGTCTGAAGAGGATCTCCTTGAACCTACAATGAATCTTGTACAGTCAGTGCCTGCAGCATCTGATCCTACTACGACAGAGCAGGTTACGATTGTTAGTAGTGATAAGGATGAAGAGTCCAGTGAGGAGCAG GAACCTCGCTTGCTGGTTAATGGTGAGAATGATAGTGATGATGCTGACAGTGATGAGGATGATAGTGATGATGCTGACTGTGACTATCATCCTGATATTGATGATGCTGACGGTAATGAGGATGATGGTGAAGAAGACAGTTCAGATGAGGATAAAAAGACTCCTGAGAAGGTAATGATATATACAAAGCAGGTTACGATTGTTAGTAGTGATGAGGATGAAGAGTCCAGTGAGGAGCAG GAACCTCGCATGCTGGTTAATGGTGAGAATGATAGTGATGATGCTGACAGTGATGAGGATGATGGTGAAGAAGACAGTTCAGATGAGGATCAAAAGACTCCTGAGAAG GAACCTCGCATGCTGGTTAATGGTGAGAATGATAGTGATGATGCTGACAGTGATGAGGATGATAGTGATGATGCTGACTGTGACTATCATCCTGATATTGATGATGCTGACGGTAATGAGGATGATGGTGAAGAAGACAGTTCAGATGAGGATAAAAAGACTCCTGAGAAGGTAATGATATATACAAAGCAGGTTACGATTGTTAGTAGTGATGAGGATGAAGAGTCCAGTGAGGAGCAG GAACCTCGCATGCTGGTTAATGGTGAGAATGATAGTGATGATGCTGACAGTGATGAGGATGATGGTGAAGAAGACAGTTCAGATGAGGATCAAAAGACTCCTGAGAAG GCTGGACCAAGCAGGAAGAGACCTGCTATGTCATCTATGAAGACCCCTGCTGCTCCCAAAAAGAAGGCAAAGCTGGTCACTCCCCAAAAGACTGGCAGATTTTCCCTCCCATCTTTGCCCTT TTCATTCTGGTGCAGATAG
- the LOC105786366 gene encoding histone deacetylase HDT3-like isoform X17, which translates to MEFWGAEVKSGQNFEIELEDDGSRILHLSQVALGEGTGDNKKVKAKETICLYLKFKNEKFLVGTLSQEKCPQIALDLVLHDKFELSHTRKNGSVYVTGYYVGTSQGSDTESEEDLLEPTMNLVQSVPAASDPTTTEQVTIVSSDKDEESSEEQEPRLLVNGENDSDDADSDEDDSDDADCDYHPDIDDADGNEDDGEEDSSDEDKKTPEKVMIYTKQVTIVSSDEDEESSEEQEPRMLVNGENDSDDADSDEDDGEEDSSDEDQKTPEKEPRMLVNGENDSDDADSDEDDSDDADCDYHPDIDDADGNEDDGEEDSSDEDKKTPEKVMIYTKQVTIVSSDEDEESSEEQEPRMLVNGENDSDDADSDEDDGEEDSSDEDQKTPEKAGPSRKRPAMSSMKTPAAPKKKAKLVTPQKTGRFSLPSLPFSFWCR; encoded by the exons ATGGAGTTTTGGG GTGCTGAAGTTAAAAGTGGACAGAACTTTGAGATTGAACTAGAGGATGATGGCAGTAGGATCTTGCATCTTTCACAG GTTGCCCTTGGTGAGGGGACTGGTGATAACAAGAAAGTAAAAGCAAAGGAAACCATTTGTCTCtatctcaaattcaaaaatGAGAAGTTTTTGGTTGGAACACTTTCCCAAGAGAAATGCCCCCAGATAGCATTGGATTTGGTATTGCATGACAAATTTGAGTTGTCCCATACACGGAAGAATGGCAGCGTATATGTCACTGGCTATTATGTTGGTACATCTCAAGGTAGTG ATACTGAGTCTGAAGAGGATCTCCTTGAACCTACAATGAATCTTGTACAGTCAGTGCCTGCAGCATCTGATCCTACTACGACAGAGCAGGTTACGATTGTTAGTAGTGATAAGGATGAAGAGTCCAGTGAGGAGCAG GAACCTCGCTTGCTGGTTAATGGTGAGAATGATAGTGATGATGCTGACAGTGATGAGGATGATAGTGATGATGCTGACTGTGACTATCATCCTGATATTGATGATGCTGACGGTAATGAGGATGATGGTGAAGAAGACAGTTCAGATGAGGATAAAAAGACTCCTGAGAAGGTAATGATATATACAAAGCAGGTTACGATTGTTAGTAGTGATGAGGATGAAGAGTCCAGTGAGGAGCAG GAACCTCGCATGCTGGTTAATGGTGAGAATGATAGTGATGATGCTGACAGTGATGAGGATGATGGTGAAGAAGACAGTTCAGATGAGGATCAAAAGACTCCTGAGAAG GAACCTCGCATGCTGGTTAATGGTGAGAATGATAGTGATGATGCTGACAGTGATGAGGATGATAGTGATGATGCTGACTGTGACTATCATCCTGATATTGATGATGCTGACGGTAATGAGGATGATGGTGAAGAAGACAGTTCAGATGAGGATAAAAAGACTCCTGAGAAGGTAATGATATATACAAAGCAGGTTACGATTGTTAGTAGTGATGAGGATGAAGAGTCCAGTGAGGAGCAG GAACCTCGCATGCTGGTTAATGGTGAGAATGATAGTGATGATGCTGACAGTGATGAGGATGATGGTGAAGAAGACAGTTCAGATGAGGATCAAAAGACTCCTGAGAAG GCTGGACCAAGCAGGAAGAGACCTGCTATGTCATCTATGAAGACCCCTGCTGCTCCCAAAAAGAAGGCAAAGCTGGTCACTCCCCAAAAGACTGGCAGATTTTCCCTCCCATCTTTGCCCTT TTCATTCTGGTGCAGATAG
- the LOC105786366 gene encoding histone deacetylase HDT2-like isoform X10: MGSKLLNYRRNLSSVFSSLSSFSPFSFLQILCWISVLIKLIIKKGGKRRNFILGNFFSKKKKTRKNPNFTSLTLSMEFWGAEVKSGQNFEIELEDDGSRILHLSQVALGEGTGDNKKVKAKETICLYLKFKNEKFLVGTLSQEKCPQIALDLVLHDKFELSHTRKNGSVYVTGYYVGTSQGSDTESEEDLLEPTMNLVQSVPAASDPTTTEQVTIVSSDKDEESSEEQEPRLLVNGENDSDDADSDEDDSDDADCDYHPDIDDADGNEDDGEEDSSDEDKKTPEKVMIYTKQVTIVSSDEDEESSEEQEPRMLVNGENDSDDADSDEDDGEEDSSDEDQKTPEKEPRMLVNGENDSDDADSDEDDSDDADCDYHPDIDDADGNEDDGEEDSSDEDKKTPEKAGPSRKRPAMSSMKTPAAPKKKAKLVTPQKTGRFSLPSLPL, encoded by the exons ATGGGAAGCAAGTTATTGAATTACAGAAGAAATTTGTCATCTgttttctcctctctttcttccttttctcccttttcttttctccaaattctctgCTGGATTTCAGTTcttatcaaattaataataaaaaagggaggaaaaaggagaaactttattttgggaaatttcttctcaaaaaaaaaaaaaactcggaAAAACCCTAACTTTACTTCTCTCACGCTCTCCATGGAGTTTTGGG GTGCTGAAGTTAAAAGTGGACAGAACTTTGAGATTGAACTAGAGGATGATGGCAGTAGGATCTTGCATCTTTCACAG GTTGCCCTTGGTGAGGGGACTGGTGATAACAAGAAAGTAAAAGCAAAGGAAACCATTTGTCTCtatctcaaattcaaaaatGAGAAGTTTTTGGTTGGAACACTTTCCCAAGAGAAATGCCCCCAGATAGCATTGGATTTGGTATTGCATGACAAATTTGAGTTGTCCCATACACGGAAGAATGGCAGCGTATATGTCACTGGCTATTATGTTGGTACATCTCAAGGTAGTG ATACTGAGTCTGAAGAGGATCTCCTTGAACCTACAATGAATCTTGTACAGTCAGTGCCTGCAGCATCTGATCCTACTACGACAGAGCAGGTTACGATTGTTAGTAGTGATAAGGATGAAGAGTCCAGTGAGGAGCAG GAACCTCGCTTGCTGGTTAATGGTGAGAATGATAGTGATGATGCTGACAGTGATGAGGATGATAGTGATGATGCTGACTGTGACTATCATCCTGATATTGATGATGCTGACGGTAATGAGGATGATGGTGAAGAAGACAGTTCAGATGAGGATAAAAAGACTCCTGAGAAGGTAATGATATATACAAAGCAGGTTACGATTGTTAGTAGTGATGAGGATGAAGAGTCCAGTGAGGAGCAG GAACCTCGCATGCTGGTTAATGGTGAGAATGATAGTGATGATGCTGACAGTGATGAGGATGATGGTGAAGAAGACAGTTCAGATGAGGATCAAAAGACTCCTGAGAAG GAACCTCGCATGCTGGTTAATGGTGAGAATGATAGTGATGATGCTGACAGTGATGAGGATGATAGTGATGATGCTGACTGTGACTATCATCCTGATATTGATGATGCTGACGGTAATGAGGATGATGGTGAAGAAGACAGTTCAGATGAGGATAAAAAGACTCCTGAGAAG GCTGGACCAAGCAGGAAGAGACCTGCTATGTCATCTATGAAGACCCCTGCTGCTCCCAAAAAGAAGGCAAAGCTGGTCACTCCCCAAAAGACTGGCAGATTTTCCCTCCCATCTTTGCCCTTGTAG
- the LOC105786366 gene encoding histone deacetylase HDT1-like isoform X36, whose translation MGSKLLNYRRNLSSVFSSLSSFSPFSFLQILCWISVLIKLIIKKGGKRRNFILGNFFSKKKKTRKNPNFTSLTLSMEFWGAEVKSGQNFEIELEDDGSRILHLSQVALGEGTGDNKKVKAKETICLYLKFKNEKFLVGTLSQEKCPQIALDLVLHDKFELSHTRKNGSVYVTGYYVGTSQGSDTESEEDLLEPTMNLVQSVPAASDPTTTEQVTIVSSDKDEESSEEQEPRLLVNGENDSDDADSDEDDSDDADCDYHPDIDDADGNEDDGEEDSSDEDKKTPEKVMIYTKQVTIVSSDEDEESSEEQEPRMLVNGENDSDDADSDEDDGEEDSSDEDQKTPEKAGPSRKRPAMSSMKTPAAPKKKAKLVTPQKTGRFSLPSLPL comes from the exons ATGGGAAGCAAGTTATTGAATTACAGAAGAAATTTGTCATCTgttttctcctctctttcttccttttctcccttttcttttctccaaattctctgCTGGATTTCAGTTcttatcaaattaataataaaaaagggaggaaaaaggagaaactttattttgggaaatttcttctcaaaaaaaaaaaaaactcggaAAAACCCTAACTTTACTTCTCTCACGCTCTCCATGGAGTTTTGGG GTGCTGAAGTTAAAAGTGGACAGAACTTTGAGATTGAACTAGAGGATGATGGCAGTAGGATCTTGCATCTTTCACAG GTTGCCCTTGGTGAGGGGACTGGTGATAACAAGAAAGTAAAAGCAAAGGAAACCATTTGTCTCtatctcaaattcaaaaatGAGAAGTTTTTGGTTGGAACACTTTCCCAAGAGAAATGCCCCCAGATAGCATTGGATTTGGTATTGCATGACAAATTTGAGTTGTCCCATACACGGAAGAATGGCAGCGTATATGTCACTGGCTATTATGTTGGTACATCTCAAGGTAGTG ATACTGAGTCTGAAGAGGATCTCCTTGAACCTACAATGAATCTTGTACAGTCAGTGCCTGCAGCATCTGATCCTACTACGACAGAGCAGGTTACGATTGTTAGTAGTGATAAGGATGAAGAGTCCAGTGAGGAGCAG GAACCTCGCTTGCTGGTTAATGGTGAGAATGATAGTGATGATGCTGACAGTGATGAGGATGATAGTGATGATGCTGACTGTGACTATCATCCTGATATTGATGATGCTGACGGTAATGAGGATGATGGTGAAGAAGACAGTTCAGATGAGGATAAAAAGACTCCTGAGAAGGTAATGATATATACAAAGCAGGTTACGATTGTTAGTAGTGATGAGGATGAAGAGTCCAGTGAGGAGCAG GAACCTCGCATGCTGGTTAATGGTGAGAATGATAGTGATGATGCTGACAGTGATGAGGATGATGGTGAAGAAGACAGTTCAGATGAGGATCAAAAGACTCCTGAGAAG GCTGGACCAAGCAGGAAGAGACCTGCTATGTCATCTATGAAGACCCCTGCTGCTCCCAAAAAGAAGGCAAAGCTGGTCACTCCCCAAAAGACTGGCAGATTTTCCCTCCCATCTTTGCCCTTGTAG
- the LOC105786366 gene encoding histone deacetylase HDT1-like isoform X26 — MGSKLLNYRRNLSSVFSSLSSFSPFSFLQILCWISVLIKLIIKKGGKRRNFILGNFFSKKKKTRKNPNFTSLTLSMEFWGAEVKSGQNFEIELEDDGSRILHLSQVALGEGTGDNKKVKAKETICLYLKFKNEKFLVGTLSQEKCPQIALDLVLHDKFELSHTRKNGSVYVTGYYVGTSQGSDTESEEDLLEPTMNLVQSVPAASDPTTTEQVTIVSSDKDEESSEEQEPRMLVNGENDSDDADSDEDDSDDADCDYHPDIDDADGNEDDGEEDSSDEDKKTPEKVMIYTKQVTIVSSDEDEESSEEQEPRMLVNGENDSDDADSDEDDGEEDSSDEDQKTPEKAGPSRKRPAMSSMKTPAAPKKKAKLVTPQKTGRFSLPSLPFSFWCR; from the exons ATGGGAAGCAAGTTATTGAATTACAGAAGAAATTTGTCATCTgttttctcctctctttcttccttttctcccttttcttttctccaaattctctgCTGGATTTCAGTTcttatcaaattaataataaaaaagggaggaaaaaggagaaactttattttgggaaatttcttctcaaaaaaaaaaaaaactcggaAAAACCCTAACTTTACTTCTCTCACGCTCTCCATGGAGTTTTGGG GTGCTGAAGTTAAAAGTGGACAGAACTTTGAGATTGAACTAGAGGATGATGGCAGTAGGATCTTGCATCTTTCACAG GTTGCCCTTGGTGAGGGGACTGGTGATAACAAGAAAGTAAAAGCAAAGGAAACCATTTGTCTCtatctcaaattcaaaaatGAGAAGTTTTTGGTTGGAACACTTTCCCAAGAGAAATGCCCCCAGATAGCATTGGATTTGGTATTGCATGACAAATTTGAGTTGTCCCATACACGGAAGAATGGCAGCGTATATGTCACTGGCTATTATGTTGGTACATCTCAAGGTAGTG ATACTGAGTCTGAAGAGGATCTCCTTGAACCTACAATGAATCTTGTACAGTCAGTGCCTGCAGCATCTGATCCTACTACGACAGAGCAGGTTACGATTGTTAGTAGTGATAAGGATGAAGAGTCCAGTGAGGAGCAG GAACCTCGCATGCTGGTTAATGGTGAGAATGATAGTGATGATGCTGACAGTGATGAGGATGATAGTGATGATGCTGACTGTGACTATCATCCTGATATTGATGATGCTGACGGTAATGAGGATGATGGTGAAGAAGACAGTTCAGATGAGGATAAAAAGACTCCTGAGAAGGTAATGATATATACAAAGCAGGTTACGATTGTTAGTAGTGATGAGGATGAAGAGTCCAGTGAGGAGCAG GAACCTCGCATGCTGGTTAATGGTGAGAATGATAGTGATGATGCTGACAGTGATGAGGATGATGGTGAAGAAGACAGTTCAGATGAGGATCAAAAGACTCCTGAGAAG GCTGGACCAAGCAGGAAGAGACCTGCTATGTCATCTATGAAGACCCCTGCTGCTCCCAAAAAGAAGGCAAAGCTGGTCACTCCCCAAAAGACTGGCAGATTTTCCCTCCCATCTTTGCCCTT TTCATTCTGGTGCAGATAG
- the LOC105786366 gene encoding histone deacetylase HDT1-like isoform X31 has product MGSKLLNYRRNLSSVFSSLSSFSPFSFLQILCWISVLIKLIIKKGGKRRNFILGNFFSKKKKTRKNPNFTSLTLSMEFWGAEVKSGQNFEIELEDDGSRILHLSQVALGEGTGDNKKVKAKETICLYLKFKNEKFLVGTLSQEKCPQIALDLVLHDKFELSHTRKNGSVYVTGYYVGTSQGSDTESEEDLLEPTMNLVQSVPAASDPTTTEQVTIVSSDKDEESSEEQEPRLLVNGENDSDDADSDEDDSDDADCDYHPDIDDADGNEDDGEEDSSDEDKKTPEKVMIYTKQVTIVSSDEDEESSEEQEPRMLVNGENDSDDADSDEDDGEEDSSDEDQKTPEKAGPSRKRPAKSSKKTPAAPKKKAKLVTPQKTGRFSLPSLPFSFWWR; this is encoded by the exons ATGGGAAGCAAGTTATTGAATTACAGAAGAAATTTGTCATCTgttttctcctctctttcttccttttctcccttttcttttctccaaattctctgCTGGATTTCAGTTcttatcaaattaataataaaaaagggaggaaaaaggagaaactttattttgggaaatttcttctcaaaaaaaaaaaaaactcggaAAAACCCTAACTTTACTTCTCTCACGCTCTCCATGGAGTTTTGGG GTGCTGAAGTTAAAAGTGGACAGAACTTTGAGATTGAACTAGAGGATGATGGCAGTAGGATCTTGCATCTTTCACAG GTTGCCCTTGGTGAGGGGACTGGTGATAACAAGAAAGTAAAAGCAAAGGAAACCATTTGTCTCtatctcaaattcaaaaatGAGAAGTTTTTGGTTGGAACACTTTCCCAAGAGAAATGCCCCCAGATAGCATTGGATTTGGTATTGCATGACAAATTTGAGTTGTCCCATACACGGAAGAATGGCAGCGTATATGTCACTGGCTATTATGTTGGTACATCTCAAGGTAGTG ATACTGAGTCTGAAGAGGATCTCCTTGAACCTACAATGAATCTTGTACAGTCAGTGCCTGCAGCATCTGATCCTACTACGACAGAGCAGGTTACGATTGTTAGTAGTGATAAGGATGAAGAGTCCAGTGAGGAGCAG GAACCTCGCTTGCTGGTTAATGGTGAGAATGATAGTGATGATGCTGACAGTGATGAGGATGATAGTGATGATGCTGACTGTGACTATCATCCTGATATTGATGATGCTGACGGTAATGAGGATGATGGTGAAGAAGACAGTTCAGATGAGGATAAAAAGACTCCTGAGAAGGTAATGATATATACAAAGCAGGTTACGATTGTTAGTAGTGATGAGGATGAAGAGTCCAGTGAGGAGCAG GAACCTCGCATGCTGGTTAATGGTGAGAATGATAGTGATGATGCTGACAGTGATGAGGATGATGGTGAAGAAGACAGTTCAGATGAGGATCAAAAGACTCCTGAGAAG GCTGGACCAAGCAGGAAGAGACCTGCTAAGTCATCTAAGAAGACCCCTGCTGCTCCCAAAAAGAAGGCAAAGCTGGTCACTCCCCAAAAGACTGGCAGATTTTCCCTCCCATCTTTGCCCTT TTCATTCTGGTGGAGATAG
- the LOC105786366 gene encoding histone deacetylase HDT1-like isoform X29 — MGSKLLNYRRNLSSVFSSLSSFSPFSFLQILCWISVLIKLIIKKGGKRRNFILGNFFSKKKKTRKNPNFTSLTLSMEFWGAEVKSGQNFEIELEDDGSRILHLSQVALGEGTGDNKKVKAKETICLYLKFKNEKFLVGTLSQEKCPQIALDLVLHDKFELSHTRKNGSVYVTGYYVGTSQGSDTESEEDLLEPTMNLVQSVPAASDPTTTEQVTIVSSDKDEESSEEQEPRLLVNGENDSDDADSDEDDSDDADCDYHPDIDDADGNEDDGEEDSSDEDKKTPEKVMIYTKQVTIVSSDEDEESSEEQEPRMLVNGENDSDDADSDEDDGEEDSSDEDQKTPEKAGPSRKRPAMSSMKTPAAPKKKAKLVTPQKTGRFSLPSLPFSFWCR; from the exons ATGGGAAGCAAGTTATTGAATTACAGAAGAAATTTGTCATCTgttttctcctctctttcttccttttctcccttttcttttctccaaattctctgCTGGATTTCAGTTcttatcaaattaataataaaaaagggaggaaaaaggagaaactttattttgggaaatttcttctcaaaaaaaaaaaaaactcggaAAAACCCTAACTTTACTTCTCTCACGCTCTCCATGGAGTTTTGGG GTGCTGAAGTTAAAAGTGGACAGAACTTTGAGATTGAACTAGAGGATGATGGCAGTAGGATCTTGCATCTTTCACAG GTTGCCCTTGGTGAGGGGACTGGTGATAACAAGAAAGTAAAAGCAAAGGAAACCATTTGTCTCtatctcaaattcaaaaatGAGAAGTTTTTGGTTGGAACACTTTCCCAAGAGAAATGCCCCCAGATAGCATTGGATTTGGTATTGCATGACAAATTTGAGTTGTCCCATACACGGAAGAATGGCAGCGTATATGTCACTGGCTATTATGTTGGTACATCTCAAGGTAGTG ATACTGAGTCTGAAGAGGATCTCCTTGAACCTACAATGAATCTTGTACAGTCAGTGCCTGCAGCATCTGATCCTACTACGACAGAGCAGGTTACGATTGTTAGTAGTGATAAGGATGAAGAGTCCAGTGAGGAGCAG GAACCTCGCTTGCTGGTTAATGGTGAGAATGATAGTGATGATGCTGACAGTGATGAGGATGATAGTGATGATGCTGACTGTGACTATCATCCTGATATTGATGATGCTGACGGTAATGAGGATGATGGTGAAGAAGACAGTTCAGATGAGGATAAAAAGACTCCTGAGAAGGTAATGATATATACAAAGCAGGTTACGATTGTTAGTAGTGATGAGGATGAAGAGTCCAGTGAGGAGCAG GAACCTCGCATGCTGGTTAATGGTGAGAATGATAGTGATGATGCTGACAGTGATGAGGATGATGGTGAAGAAGACAGTTCAGATGAGGATCAAAAGACTCCTGAGAAG GCTGGACCAAGCAGGAAGAGACCTGCTATGTCATCTATGAAGACCCCTGCTGCTCCCAAAAAGAAGGCAAAGCTGGTCACTCCCCAAAAGACTGGCAGATTTTCCCTCCCATCTTTGCCCTT TTCATTCTGGTGCAGATAG
- the LOC105786366 gene encoding histone deacetylase HDT1-like isoform X6 → MGSKLLNYRRNLSSVFSSLSSFSPFSFLQILCWISVLIKLIIKKGGKRRNFILGNFFSKKKKTRKNPNFTSLTLSMEFWGAEVKSGQNFEIELEDDGSRILHLSQVALGEGTGDNKKVKAKETICLYLKFKNEKFLVGTLSQEKCPQIALDLVLHDKFELSHTRKNGSVYVTGYYVGTSQGSDTESEEDLLEPTMNLVQSVPAASDPTTTEQVTIVSSDKDEESSEEQEPRLLVNGENDSDDADSDEDDSDDADCDYHPDIDDADGNEDDGEEDSSDEDKKTPEKEPRMLVNGENDSDDADSDEDDGEEDSSDEDQKTPEKEPRMLVNGENDSDDADSDEDDSDDADCDYHPDIDDADGNEDDGEEDSSDEDKKTPEKVMIYTKQVTIVSSDEDEESSEEQEPRMLVNGENDSDDADSDEDDGEEDSSDEDQKTPEKAGPSRKRPAMSSMKTPAAPKKKAKLVTPQKTGRFSLPSLPFSFWCR, encoded by the exons ATGGGAAGCAAGTTATTGAATTACAGAAGAAATTTGTCATCTgttttctcctctctttcttccttttctcccttttcttttctccaaattctctgCTGGATTTCAGTTcttatcaaattaataataaaaaagggaggaaaaaggagaaactttattttgggaaatttcttctcaaaaaaaaaaaaaactcggaAAAACCCTAACTTTACTTCTCTCACGCTCTCCATGGAGTTTTGGG GTGCTGAAGTTAAAAGTGGACAGAACTTTGAGATTGAACTAGAGGATGATGGCAGTAGGATCTTGCATCTTTCACAG GTTGCCCTTGGTGAGGGGACTGGTGATAACAAGAAAGTAAAAGCAAAGGAAACCATTTGTCTCtatctcaaattcaaaaatGAGAAGTTTTTGGTTGGAACACTTTCCCAAGAGAAATGCCCCCAGATAGCATTGGATTTGGTATTGCATGACAAATTTGAGTTGTCCCATACACGGAAGAATGGCAGCGTATATGTCACTGGCTATTATGTTGGTACATCTCAAGGTAGTG ATACTGAGTCTGAAGAGGATCTCCTTGAACCTACAATGAATCTTGTACAGTCAGTGCCTGCAGCATCTGATCCTACTACGACAGAGCAGGTTACGATTGTTAGTAGTGATAAGGATGAAGAGTCCAGTGAGGAGCAG GAACCTCGCTTGCTGGTTAATGGTGAGAATGATAGTGATGATGCTGACAGTGATGAGGATGATAGTGATGATGCTGACTGTGACTATCATCCTGATATTGATGATGCTGACGGTAATGAGGATGATGGTGAAGAAGACAGTTCAGATGAGGATAAAAAGACTCCTGAGAAG GAACCTCGCATGCTGGTTAATGGTGAGAATGATAGTGATGATGCTGACAGTGATGAGGATGATGGTGAAGAAGACAGTTCAGATGAGGATCAAAAGACTCCTGAGAAG GAACCTCGCATGCTGGTTAATGGTGAGAATGATAGTGATGATGCTGACAGTGATGAGGATGATAGTGATGATGCTGACTGTGACTATCATCCTGATATTGATGATGCTGACGGTAATGAGGATGATGGTGAAGAAGACAGTTCAGATGAGGATAAAAAGACTCCTGAGAAGGTAATGATATATACAAAGCAGGTTACGATTGTTAGTAGTGATGAGGATGAAGAGTCCAGTGAGGAGCAG GAACCTCGCATGCTGGTTAATGGTGAGAATGATAGTGATGATGCTGACAGTGATGAGGATGATGGTGAAGAAGACAGTTCAGATGAGGATCAAAAGACTCCTGAGAAG GCTGGACCAAGCAGGAAGAGACCTGCTATGTCATCTATGAAGACCCCTGCTGCTCCCAAAAAGAAGGCAAAGCTGGTCACTCCCCAAAAGACTGGCAGATTTTCCCTCCCATCTTTGCCCTT TTCATTCTGGTGCAGATAG